Proteins encoded by one window of Streptococcus sanguinis:
- the truB gene encoding tRNA pseudouridine(55) synthase TruB, protein MNGIINLRKEAGMTSHDAVFKLRKILKTKKIGHGGTLDPDVVGVLPIAVGKATRLVEFMQEEGKVYEGEITLGCSTTTEDASGDILERTPVTELLEEALIDEVMESMTGEIRQIPPMYSAVKVNGRKLYEYARAGQEVERPERQVTIYSFERTSPISYEGEQARFRFRVKCSKGTYVRTLSVDLGTKLGFASHMSQLTRTSSAGMSLDDALTLDEIAERVAVDDFSFLQPLELGIGDLVKVELSDEQVEDVRNGRFINLVSEEAELAGFYEEKLIAILEKREAAYKPRKVFL, encoded by the coding sequence ATGAACGGAATTATCAACCTAAGAAAAGAAGCGGGCATGACCTCGCATGATGCGGTATTTAAGCTGCGCAAGATTTTAAAAACCAAGAAAATCGGTCATGGGGGAACCTTGGATCCAGATGTAGTAGGGGTGCTTCCGATTGCTGTGGGCAAGGCGACGCGCTTGGTCGAGTTTATGCAGGAGGAAGGCAAGGTCTACGAGGGGGAGATTACTCTAGGCTGCTCAACGACGACAGAGGATGCCAGCGGAGACATCTTAGAGCGGACGCCAGTGACAGAGCTTTTAGAAGAAGCCCTTATCGATGAAGTGATGGAGTCTATGACTGGTGAGATTCGCCAGATTCCACCCATGTATTCAGCAGTCAAGGTCAATGGCCGCAAGCTTTATGAGTATGCAAGAGCGGGTCAAGAAGTGGAGCGGCCAGAGCGGCAGGTGACCATCTATAGTTTCGAGCGTACCAGTCCGATTTCCTATGAAGGTGAACAAGCCCGCTTTCGTTTTCGAGTCAAGTGTAGCAAGGGGACCTATGTCCGAACCCTGTCTGTTGATTTGGGAACCAAGCTTGGCTTTGCCAGTCACATGTCCCAGCTGACACGGACTTCCTCAGCAGGTATGAGCTTAGATGATGCCTTGACCTTGGATGAAATAGCAGAGCGAGTAGCAGTAGATGATTTCTCCTTTCTCCAACCACTCGAGTTAGGAATCGGAGATTTAGTGAAAGTTGAGCTCTCTGACGAGCAGGTTGAGGATGTGAGAAATGGCCGTTTTATCAACTTGGTGTCAGAAGAAGCTGAGCTAGCTGGCTTTTATGAGGAGAAGTTAATAGCTATTTTGGAAAAGCGGGAAGCAGCCTACAAGCCCCGCAAAGTCTTCCTTTAA